In Anopheles gambiae chromosome 2, idAnoGambNW_F1_1, whole genome shotgun sequence, a single window of DNA contains:
- the LOC1274507 gene encoding alkyldihydroxyacetonephosphate synthase codes for MSSSSAERTPVAKGNEGAAASAPASMDPSVPKKIVSAIPKQRQQLLKWNGWGYKDSRFLYQDGTIIFTGDRYPIGGKVSLPHFRDYVIENFNVDLSDRREGVPVPNEYPAPVPCPEFLADIRGHGIDCTQNGEDRLIRCHGQTLHDVHMMRTGTFKRIPDVVLFPTSHEQVEQIVQSANKRNVVLIPYGGGTSVSGSVTCPEGETRPIAALDTSQMNRMLWIDRQNLVACFEAGIVGQDLERELRQLGFTVGHEPDSYEFSTLGGWVATRASGMKKNVYGNIEDLLVRVKMVTSKGVLERSLAVPRVSCGPDFNHLVLGSEGTLGVITEVVIKIRPLPQVKRYGSLVFPDFGSGIRCLREVARERLQPASIRLIDNEQFVFGQALKIPGGPLATVGEKLKKVYLTRWKRLQLDRIAIATLLFEGHDAQVKQHEAKIFAIAKRYGGFSAGSSNGEKGYILTFVIAYIRDLALDYSIVAESFETSVSWDRCEALCTNVKSCVRKECAKHNIQHYLISCRVTQTYDAGACVYFYFGFNHAGFSNPVTIYEEIENKARDEILASGGSISHHHGVGKIRSRWYPQSVSDVGVQLYKATKRELDPNNIFAAGNLIPAQLQDTNEPTSLKAKL; via the exons ATGTCATCATCGTCAGCCGAAAGGACACCCGTTGCCAAAGGAAACGAAGGGGCCGCCGCCAGCGCACCCGCGTCGATGGATCCAAGCGTGCCGAAGAAAATTGTCAGCGCTATACCGAAGCAAAG ACAGCAATTGCTCAAATGGAATGGCTGGGGTTACAAGGATTCGCGCTTTCTCTACCAGGATGGAACGATCATATTCACTGGCGATAG GTATCCCATTGGTGGAAAGGTGTCGCTGCCACACTTTCGCGACTACGTGATCGAGAACTTCAACGTGGATCTGTCCGATCGGCGCGAAGGTGTCCCGGTGCCGAACGAGTATCCCGCCCCAGTGCCCTGTCCCGAGTTTCTGGCCGACATACGAGGCCACGGTATCGACTGCACGCAGAACGGCGAAGATCGGTTGATCCGGTGCCATGGACAAACGCTACACGACGTGCACATGATGCGCACCGGTACGTTCAAGCGCATTCCGGACGTGGTCCTGTTTCCCACCTCCCACGAGCAGGTGGAGCAGATCGTGCAGTCTGCCAACAAGCGCAACGTGGTGCTGATACCGTACGGTGGCGGTACGTCAGTGTCCGGCTCGGTCACCTGTCCGGAGGGTGAAACGCGCCCGATAGCGGCCCTCGACACGTCGCAGATGAATCGGATGCTGTGGATCGATCGCCAGAATCTGGTCGCCTGCTTCGAGGCGGGAATCGTCGGCCAGGACCTGGAGCGTGAGTTGCGCCAGCTTGGGTTCACCGTCGGGCACGAGCCCGACAGCTACGAGTTTTCCACGCTTGGCGGCTGGGTGGCCACGCGTGCTTCCGGCATGAAGAAGAACGTGTACGGCAACATCGAGGATCTGCTGGTGCGCGTGAAGATGGTGACCAGCAAGGGTGTGCTGGAGCGAAGTTTGGCCGTGCCGCGGGTATCCTGCGGGCCCGACTTTAACCATCTCGTGCTCGGCTCGGAAGGTACGCTCGGTGTGATCACGGAGGTGGTCATCAAGATACGGCCCCTGCCCCAGGTCAAGCGGTACGGGTCGCTCGTCTTTCCCGACTTCGGGTCCGGCATCCGATGTTTGCGCGAGGTGGCCCGCGAGCGGCTGCAGCCGGCCAGCATACGGCTCATCGACAACGAGCAGTTCGTGTTTGGCCAGGCGCTCAAAATACCGGGCGGCCCGCTGGCGACGGTGGGCGAGAAGCTGAAAAAGGTGTACCTAACGCGGTGGAAGCGGTTGCAGCTCGATCGTATCGCGATCGCGACACTGCTGTTCGAGGGGCACGACGCGCAGGTGAAGCAGCACGAGGCAAAGATTTTCGCCATCGCCAAACGGTACGGTGGGTTCTcggccggcagcagcaacggcgaGAAGGGCTACATTCTTACCTTCGTCATCGCGTACATCAGG GACCTGGCCCTGGATTACAGCATTGTGGCGGAATCGTTCGAAACCTCCGTATCGTGGGATCGCTGCGAAGCTCTCTGTACCAACGTCAAAAGCTGCGTTCGCAAG GAATGTGCCAAACATAACATCCAACACTACCTCATCTCCTGCCGGGTAACGCAAACGTACGATGCTGGCGCGTGCGTGTACTTTTACTTCGGCTTTAACCATGCCGGCTTCTCGAACCCCGTCACCATTTACGAGGAAATCGAAAACAAGGCGCGCGATGAAATCCTCGCCTCCGGTGGTTCCATCTCGCACCATCACGGTGTGGGCAAGATACGATCGCGCTGGTACCCGCAGAGCGTCTCCGATGTCGGTGTGCAGCTGTACAAGGCAACCAAGCGGGAGCTGGATCCAAACAACATCTTTGCCGCTGGCAATCTCATCCCGGCCCAGCTGCAGGACACCAACGAACCCACCAGTCTGAAAGCAAAGCTGTAA
- the LOC1274508 gene encoding integrator complex subunit 12, with protein sequence MASALDIDPTFKHALKLLHSPHSDATEKIRNLLDELIKQRYGSGKTLINTLSKKHLAEEPLAGGSNLYVRKQKVIEPKPIPVINLDPDPEPIATGTIECIVSAPEALTMPPLSSGSILISTSDLEGNDEDDDVIMEEDKLKELEDLMCVVCRLMDVSSRNRLVECADCHALYHQECHKPVISEADANDEENAWYCTICRSKQTVAKLATPAVVPTPPIPVATSPSPTIGSSSSKSSSHSKSGSSSKSAESSSSSSSSSSSKHKSSKSGNKSSDSSHERDRDRDRDRGERDRDRERDRDRDRDRDRDRERDRDRSSKSSSSGGGTGSSSSSSGAANAGSSAGNSVGTPNINIISADKRLQMMKKKAAKMQDSKRKHK encoded by the coding sequence ATGGCATCAGCGCTAGATATTGATCCAACGTTCAAACATGCACTTAAGCTTCTCCACTCGCCCCACTCGGATGCGACAGAAAAGATACGTAATCTGCTGGACGAACTCATCAAGCAACGGTATGGCAGTGGGAAAACGCTAATTAACACCTTGAGCAAGAAGCACCTTGCCGAGGAGCCGCTTGCGGGTGGAAGCAATCTATACGTGCGCAAGCAGAAAGTAATCGAACCGAAGCCCATCCCGGTGATAAATCTCGATCCGGATCCGGAACCGATCGCAACCGGTACGATCGAGTGCATAGTGAGCGCACCGGAAGCACTGACCATGCCGCCGCTGTCGTCTGGTTCGATACTGATCTCTACCTCCGACCTGGAGGGTAACGACGAGGACGATGACGTCATCATGGAGGAAGATAAGCTGAAGGAACTGGAAGACTTGATGTGTGTCGTTTGCCGCTTGATGGACGTTAGCTCCCGTAACCGGCTGGTCGAATGTGCCGACTGTCACGCACTGTACCATCAGGAATGCCACAAACCCGTGATTTCGGAAGCGGACGCCAACGACGAGGAGAACGCTTGGTACTGCACGATCTGTCGCAGCAAACAGACGGTCGCCAAGCTGGCAACTCCAGCGGTGGTGCCCACACCGCCCATACCCGTCGCAACATCGCCGTCGCCAACTATTGGCAGCTCGTCGTCAAAGTCATCGTCCCATTCGAAGagtggtagcagcagcaagtcTGCCGAATCGTCATCCAGCTCTAGCTCGTCCAGCAGTAGCAAGCACAAATCATCCAAGAGTGGCAACAAATCGTCCGATTCTTCGCACGAACGTGATAGGGATCGTGACCGTGACCGAGGCGagcgcgatcgcgatcgcgagcGGGACCGTGATCGCGATCGTGACCGCGACCGTGATCGCGAAAGAGATCGCGATAGGTCGTCCAAATCTTCTTCTAGCGGTGGTGGCACTggctcctcgtcgtcgtccagTGGGGCTGCGAATGCTGGCTCCAGTGCTGGAAATTCGGTTGGCACACCGAACATTAACATCATCAGCGCAGATAAACGATTGCAAATGATGAAGAAAAAGGCTGCCAAAATGCAAGATAGCAAAAGGAAGCACAAGTAG